A genomic window from Acinetobacter chinensis includes:
- the sugE gene encoding quaternary ammonium compound efflux SMR transporter SugE, giving the protein MAWVLLVVAGLLEVVWAYFMKVSDGFSKLTPSILTIVFMIASFALLSYAMKTLPLGTAYTVWTGIGAVGSFAVGIFFLGEPASAMRMLAAVLIISGLVLMKLSSS; this is encoded by the coding sequence ATGGCTTGGGTGTTGTTGGTTGTTGCGGGTTTACTGGAAGTGGTCTGGGCATATTTTATGAAAGTGTCTGATGGATTCAGTAAACTGACACCAAGTATTTTGACGATTGTTTTTATGATCGCAAGCTTTGCTTTATTGTCCTATGCCATGAAAACATTACCGCTTGGCACAGCATATACAGTATGGACTGGTATTGGTGCAGTGGGTTCATTTGCCGTCGGGATATTCTTTTTAGGTGAACCTGCATCTGCTATGCGAATGTTAGCAGCAGTTTTAATCATTTCTGGGTTAGTATTGATGAAACTCTCATCATCTTAA
- the sugE gene encoding quaternary ammonium compound efflux SMR transporter SugE — translation MAWIVLIFAGVFEIVWAYTMKMSEGFTKLTPSIITIFFMILSFGLLAYAMKTLPLGTAYTIWTGIGAIGSFLVGIFILGEPTSAMRMLAAVLIISGLVLMKLSSS, via the coding sequence ATGGCTTGGATTGTTCTTATTTTTGCAGGTGTCTTTGAAATCGTTTGGGCATATACCATGAAAATGTCCGAGGGCTTCACAAAGCTCACACCGAGCATTATCACAATATTTTTCATGATCTTAAGCTTTGGTCTTTTGGCGTATGCCATGAAAACATTACCGTTAGGGACAGCCTATACCATCTGGACGGGAATCGGCGCAATTGGTTCATTTCTGGTCGGGATCTTTATTTTAGGTGAACCAACCTCTGCCATGCGTATGCTTGCTGCGGTTTTGATCATTTCAGGTCTGGTATTGATGAAACTCTCATCTTCATAA
- a CDS encoding methylated-DNA--[protein]-cysteine S-methyltransferase — MKLSFMEMASPVGQLKLVATETALVAVLWENENPNRVRLAELIENVQHSILLETQKQLNEYFAGQRQVFDLPLDFEGTEFQQKVWQALLTIPFGETRSYKQIAEQIGNIKAVRAVGAANGKNPISIIAPCHRVVGANGKLVGFAGGLENKGILLKIEKLQ, encoded by the coding sequence ATGAAACTATCTTTTATGGAAATGGCTTCTCCTGTAGGTCAACTTAAGTTGGTTGCGACTGAAACAGCTTTGGTGGCAGTACTTTGGGAAAATGAAAATCCCAATCGTGTTCGTTTGGCAGAATTGATTGAAAATGTTCAGCATTCAATTTTGCTCGAAACGCAAAAGCAGTTGAATGAATATTTTGCAGGGCAACGTCAGGTTTTTGATTTGCCTTTAGACTTTGAGGGTACTGAGTTTCAGCAAAAAGTCTGGCAAGCGTTGTTAACTATTCCTTTTGGTGAAACACGTAGTTATAAGCAGATCGCAGAACAGATTGGGAATATCAAAGCAGTTCGTGCGGTGGGTGCTGCTAATGGTAAAAATCCGATTTCGATTATTGCGCCGTGTCATCGGGTGGTTGGTGCAAATGGGAAATTGGTGGGTTTTGCAGGTGGGTTGGAGAATAAGGGTATTCTTTTAAAAATTGAGAAATTACAATAG
- a CDS encoding copper resistance protein B: MHITKLFPKTVLASSLFLVSAWAVAHEGHHSDTSTETQMTTMPVMDHSKMNHSQMSHENMNDASMNHGAMDHSQHQQKTASATDHTAHQGHDHRKEHGAQIYAVTTVDNKWLLNEDGKGALKSEIETRIGTDENKIFLKAHIDKHESHDAEYDFKMLYSRMISDFWDAQIGARYRVEKVERDQRGTDTEEKLDAVIGLHGMAPYFFETDAYLYAGEDNYSGFSLETERDLLLTQKLIFQPYLNVDVVFSDDSKYAKKSGLSTVTTGIETRYEISKKVMPYVDIAYEYSKGNDATPWQVESGSEKGWLYGAGVRFKF, from the coding sequence ATGCACATCACTAAGTTATTTCCAAAAACAGTATTGGCAAGTTCTTTATTTTTAGTCAGTGCTTGGGCTGTAGCACATGAGGGGCATCATTCAGATACATCGACTGAAACTCAAATGACTACGATGCCTGTAATGGATCATTCCAAAATGAACCATTCACAGATGAGTCATGAAAATATGAATGACGCATCTATGAATCATGGCGCAATGGATCATTCACAACATCAGCAAAAAACGGCTTCAGCGACAGATCATACAGCACATCAAGGGCATGATCACCGTAAAGAACATGGCGCGCAAATTTATGCGGTGACTACGGTGGATAATAAATGGTTGCTGAATGAAGATGGCAAGGGTGCTTTAAAATCTGAAATTGAAACCCGCATCGGGACAGATGAAAATAAGATTTTCCTTAAAGCACATATAGATAAACATGAATCGCATGATGCTGAGTATGATTTTAAAATGCTCTACAGTCGCATGATTTCAGACTTTTGGGATGCGCAAATCGGTGCGCGCTATCGTGTGGAAAAAGTTGAACGTGATCAGCGCGGTACTGATACAGAAGAAAAACTGGATGCTGTGATTGGCTTGCATGGAATGGCACCGTATTTCTTTGAAACAGATGCTTATCTCTATGCAGGTGAGGACAATTATTCGGGCTTCAGTCTGGAAACTGAACGTGATTTATTGCTGACACAGAAGTTGATTTTTCAACCGTATTTGAATGTCGATGTAGTATTTTCAGATGATTCTAAATATGCCAAAAAATCAGGTTTAAGTACTGTCACAACAGGCATTGAAACCCGTTATGAGATCAGTAAAAAAGTCATGCCTTATGTGGATATTGCTTATGAATATTCCAAAGGTAATGATGCAACACCGTGGCAAGTGGAAAGTGGCTCTGAAAAGGGTTGGCTCTATGGTGCAGGGGTGAGGTTCAAATTTTGA